One Hippoglossus hippoglossus isolate fHipHip1 chromosome 13, fHipHip1.pri, whole genome shotgun sequence genomic window carries:
- the LOC117773033 gene encoding synaptotagmin-like protein 2 isoform X3 has protein sequence MIPAAERFHIRPVNEAGGRAMIDLSHLTEEEQGKIMTVLRRDADLKQAEEERIRKLEKILSSGSQSEGKMKYLTGEWFYEAKSRRHMDKIHGSEIILASMKPRRDGSLRFEKSKPPSSRSSIAPPKPSRCLEALQPKAINDAEKENLNSALRSPRTPRHNPFNCTSFIVVEPPESNNDMSSSRDQDSSETELISPRKSRHGDEASQTSGGSIISESSSAGFKPVPKKRTFLSRHSSSQLESTGPGLDAQGGSSGIVPAPRRSLQRGSSGSSNQSYPKSQEEMPQGSAVPVFNQVSQPSSSADETSQQPLCDVSQVSSNSSLERDRRPPSITRDRLTTFIRGDVAPERETRQRSDDGDHQTRRELAGGNTVVLHTSSIQGSDREINSSEGTRPEELSFTRSIVDAEPPISYDLNFIDKTDKQTMKKSSQKHAFKLSTQATSPTSDEDSIAKVLDWFSRSVDSSDLLSTDDRTETTKSSDKHVEISKLRSEDTTERTKDALETQRGHLQRQINEAKEFRATDRAGKTELSETQEEEQRDNGERMRSQEVKHNDDESQPLKISHLKSFWEKSNMGPKILSITPSDEGQKLVYLSAEKEEENVNKPHTASDTPSAPGIYGRGIYDKYASKHGDEREKKDVADNVHLNNNQQDRTLSQRNNNDPTYNSDYFKLLSSPQAADRGGSDTEILTRLSPQPRTDSRLSSESESISPFKLNSQPDSFFHSRETPLQKVLSKPDYKQGGNDHKAQLGRGSSEEVKRRDSEDKNMQSNISPKRKEDVSNKDKTNRQGLSHQESTAERIKQLKSFWEQERNKPIFYTGMSKSPGEGKPTRGANQLNKRFTKSEFDLRLVGSNSGSDDEDRQNLTLPSLNQRIDKLSPSLSASRSQFNNLRDFWGDPASDTKGSIICDKPKSPKRKEPVSAQFPSQEFKSSDAEICRLSAAVEKTRPAAMKSSPQDRSKSPHDRQMGSGARALIDSKNNLSNYTTAESKRGSKDSGREEKSSKPQSSTGKEPRSPKSRKDTFSKSSGRGNSMRRATSMFTLSAPDQKDHVQVKMDVSPVHSQSRKQRQNTEKGAMPRRFSEGIDTMTPRARAFVPRDYRHYLGMTDKTSVHTSLAPAVKSEGSEGKSRYDFDLSGPVRASTPVSSEERYGRKGSKTSQRPLWANYSSSETGPESSMSSTSETWSTSRNSSNRENDDETQDPVRKALRRAEARPKNLAKSIEDMTTCLSPRQDSTVDLRRISDVSTIPSPSSSLYADPDHLKKMSKSVPSFLQKEGADRDADSTCEDSYQRGRLMKGSSMTNLTGSSGMTSMSTLSGSVMTMYNADFGNVEVQGNIQFSINYVQKLREFHIFVAKCRDLAAVDPKRGRSDPYVKSYLVPDKSNLGKRKTSVKKKTLNPTFNEILRYRVRMEYLRTQTLILSVWHNDTFGRNSFLGEVDIDFSKWDFDHTQMNDLVLKARTTPTVPAANGKGEMRLAIRFLPQVTHSEGVTKDGPSTGEVHIWVKECKNLPLIRATIDPYVKCFMLPDTSRKSRQKTRVLRRTVDPVFNHTMVYDGISETDLSDACVELTVWDRDRLASHLLGGMRLGVGSGKSYGAAVDWMDSTPYEVAMWERMMASPDEWVEDVLPLRMVNSAFKHGFKCSQKKSDEIMTGVTIWESTTWL, from the exons gaagctggagaaaataCTGAGCAGCGGGTCGCAGTCAGAAGGGAAGATGAAGTATTTGACCGGAGAGTGGTTCTACGAGGCCAAGAGCCGCAGACACATGGACAAGATCCATGGCTCGGAAATCATCCTGGCCTCCATGAAACCGAGGAGag ACGGGTCTCTCAGATTTGAAAAATCCAAACCACCCAGCAGTCGAAGCTCCATCGCGCCGCCTAAACCCAGCAGGTGTTTGGAGGCGTTGCAGCCAAAGGCGATAAA TGATGCTGAAAAGGAGAATCTGAATTCAGCACTCCGCTCCCCGAGAACA CCAAGGCACAACCCTTTCAACTGTACATCTTTTATCGTGGTTGAGCCACCTGAAAGTAATAATGACATGTCGAGCAGTCGGGACCAGGACTCATCTGAGACAG AGCTCATATCTCCTCGGAAGAGTCGCCATGGGGACGAGGCCAGTCAGACTTCAGGGGGCTCCATCATATCAGAGAGctcctctgcaggtttcaaaCCGGTGCCAAAGAAGAGGACGTTTCTCTCGAGACATTCCAGCAGCCAGTTAGAGAGCACTGGCCCTGGTTTGGACGCTCAGGGAGGGTCTTCGGGGATCGTTCCTGCTCCAAGACGAAGCCTCCAGCGCGGGTCCAGCGGGAGCTCGAACCAGTCGTATCCGAAGAGTCAAGAGGAAATGCCCCAGGGGAGTGCAGTTCCAGTGTTTAACCAGGTGTCTCAGCCATCCAGCTCTGCAGACGAGACTTCCCAGCAGCCACTGTGTGACGTTTCGCAGGTTTCCTCTAATTCCAGCCTAGAGAGGGACAGACGCCCACCATCTATAACCAGAGACAG ACTGACCACATTCATCAGAGGTGACGTGGCCCCTGAGAGAGAAACCCGGCAGAGGAGCGATGACGGAGACCATCAGACCCGTAGAGAACTCGCAGGGGGGAATACTGTCGTCCTGCACACCAGCAGCATCCAGGGCTCGGACAGAGAAATCAACAGCAGCGAGGGAACGAGGCCGGAGGAGCTGAGTTTCACCCGAAGTATTGTGG ATGCAGAGCCTCCTATATCGTATGATCTCAACTTCATCGATAAAACTGATAAGCAAACAATGAAGAAATCCAGTCAGAAACACGCGTTCAAGTTATCCACTCAGGCGACCAGTCCCACCAGTGATGAGGACTCCATTGCGAAGGTGCTGGACTGGTTCAGCCGCAGCGTCGACAGCAGTGATTTGCTGAGTACAGACGACCGCACAGAAACCACAAAGAGCTCAGACAAACATGTAGAAATCAGCAAATTAAGAAGTGAAGATACAACAGAGAGAACGAAGGACGCTCTTGAAACGCAGAGAGGTCACTTACAAAGGCAGATTAATGAGGCCAAGGAGTTTCGAGCCACTGACAGAGCAGGCAAGACGGAGTTGAGTGAAACacaagaggaggagcagagggacaaCGGGGAAAGAATGCGgtcacaggaagtgaaacatAATGACGATGAAAGCCAACCACTAAAAATCTCTCATCTGAAGTCATTCTGGGAGAAAAGCAACATGGGCCCGAAAATACTTTCAATCACGCCAAGCGACGAAGGACAAAAACTTGTTTATCTCTCGgctgagaaagaggaggagaacgtgAACAAACCCCACACAGCGTCCGACACGCCATCTGCTCCTGGAATATACGGGAGGGGGATTTATGATAAGTACGCCTCGAAGCATGGGGacgagagagagaagaaagatgtCGCAGACAATGTTCACTTGAATAATAACCAGCAGGACCGTACTTTATCTCAAAGGAATAATAATGACCCAACATATAACTCTGATTATTTTAAGTTGCTATCCAGCCCCcaagcagctgacagaggaggcTCAGACACTGAGATTTTAACCCGACTCAGTCCGCAGCCAAGGACAGACTCCAGACTGAGTTCAGAGTCTGAGAGCATCTCTCCATTCAAACTAAATTCACAGCCCGACAGTTTTTTCCATTCAAGAGAAACCCCTCTGCAGAAAGTGCTGTCGAAACCTGACTACAAGCAAGGTGGCAATGATCATAAAGCACAACTTGGAAGAGGCTCGAGTGAAGAAGTGAAAAGGAGGGACAGTGAAGATAAGAACATGCAATCGAACATCTctccaaaaagaaaagaggatgtgtccaataaagacaaaactaaCAGACAAGGTTTATCACATCAGGAAAGTACAGCAGAGAGGATCAAGCAGCTCAAATCTTTctgggagcaggagaggaacaAGCCCATTTTCTACACCGGCATGTCTAAATCTCCTGGGGAAGGTAAACCCACTCGTGGTGCAAATCAACTAAATAAAAGATTTACAAAGTCGGAGTTTGATCTGAGGTTAGTTGGAAGTAATTCAGGCAGCGATGACGAAGATAGACAGAATTTGACTCTGCCTTCTTTGAATCAAAGGATAGATAAGTTGTCGCCGAGCCTCAGCGCGAGCCGATCGCAGTTCAACAATCTCCGCGATTTCTGGGGTGATCCCGCGTCAGATACGAAAGGATCGATAATCTGCGACAAACCCAAAAGCCCCAAAAGGAAAGAGCCAGTAAGCGCCCAGTTTCCATCTCAGGAGTTTAAGAGCAGCGATGCCGAGATTTGCCGTTTGTCTGCAGCTGTCGAGAAAACGAGACCGGCTGCCATGAAGTCATCTCCGCAGGACCGATCCAAGTCGCCACATGATAGACAGATGGGGTCGGGGGCAAGAGCTCTGATCGACAGCAAAAACAACCTGTCCAATTATACGACAGCTGAGTCCAAAAGAGGCTCCAAGGACTCTGGTCGGGAGGAGAAATCCTCGAAACCACAAAGCAGCACAGGAAAAGAACCTCGGTCTCCAAAGAGCAGGAAAGACACCTTTAGCAAGTCCAGCGGTCGTGGAAATTCTATGCGTCGCGCCACCAGCATGTTCACGCTGAGTGCTCCTGACCAAAAAGACCACGTCCAGGTGAAAATGGATGTAAGCCCCGTCCACTCCCAGAGCAGGAAGCAAAGGCAGAACACTGAAAAAGGGGCCATGCCGAGGAGATTTTCAGAGGGAATCGACACTATGACTCCACGTGCACGGGCGTTTGTTCCCAGAGACTACCGGCACTACCTGGGCATGACGGACAAGACCAGCGTCCACACCTCACTCGCCCCGGCTGTGAAGAGCGAGGGCTCAGAGGGAAAATCTAGGTATGACTTTGACCTGAGCGGTCCAGTGAGAGCCAGCACCCCGGTGAGTTCAGAGGAGCGCTACGGCAGGAAGGGCAGCAAGACGAGTCAGCGCCCCCTGTGGGCAAACTACAGCAGCTCGGAGACTGGCCCAGAGTCGTCTATGAGCAGCACGTCCGAAACCTGGTCCACCTCCAGGAACAGTTCAAACC GTGAAAATGACGATGAAACCCAAGACCCTGTCCGGAAAGCGTTGAGGCGAGCAGAAGCACGGCCGAAGAATCTGGCTAAAAGTATAGAGGACATGACGACATGTTTATCTCCAC GGCAAGATTCAACTGTTGACCTCAGACGCATCAGTGATG ttTCAACCATCCCGTCACCGTCCTCATCCTTATACGCGGATCCCGACCACCTGAAGAAGATGAGCAAATCGGTTCCTTCGTTCTTACAGAAGGAG ggcgCTGACAGGGACGCTGACTCCACCTGTGAGGACAGCTACCAGCGAGGAAGACTAATGAAGGGCAGCTCGATGACTAACCTCACCGGCTCCTCTGGCATGACGTCTATGTCGACT CTGAGTGGCAGCGTTATGACCATGTACAACGCAGACTTCGGGAATGTGGAGGTTCAGGGAAATATCCAGTTTTCCATCAACTACGTTCAGAAGCTCCGAGAGTTTCACATCTTTGTGGCCAAGTGCCGAGACCTGGCTGCCGTCGACCCGAAGAGGGGGCGCTCGGATCC GTATGTCAAAAGCTACCTGGTACCTGACAAATCAAATCTgggaaagaggaaaacatctgtGAAAAAGAAGACGTTAAATCCGACGTTCAACGAGATCCTCAGA TATCGTGTTCGCATGGAGTACCTCAGGACTCAGACGCTCATTCTCTCCGTTTGGCATAACGACACGTTTGGCAGAAACAGCTTCCTCGGCGAGGTCGACATCGACTTCTCCAAGTGGGACTTTGACCACACCCAGATGAACGACTTAGTCCTGAAAGCCAGG ACTACACCCACTGTACCAGCAGCAAATGGGAAAGGAGAGATGAGACTAGCCATACGGTTCCTGCCACAGGTCACCCACAGTGAAG GCGTAACTAAAGACGGTCCCAGCACTGGAGAGGTTCACATTTGGGTGAAAGAATGCAAGAACCTGCCTCTGATCAGGGCGACCATTGACCCATACGTTAAGTG CTTCATGCTGCCAGACACGAGCAGGAAGAGTCGGCAGAAGACGCGCGTGCTGCGGAGGACTGTGGATCCGGTGTTTAATCACACGATGGTGTACGACGGCATCAGTGAGACTGACCTGTCAGATGCCTGCGTGGAGCTCACCGTTTGGGACCGAGACAGGCTGGCAAGCCACCTGCTCGGGGGAATGAGGCTCGGAGTCGGCTCAG GGAAAAGTTATGGAGCAGCGGTGGATTGGATGGACTCAACCCCCTATGAGGTGGCCATGTGGGAGCGCATGATGGCGTCCCCTGATGAATGGGTGGAGGATGTACTCCCGCTGCGAATGGTGAACTCGGCTTTCAAA CACGGATTTAAATGCAGCCAGAAAAAATCTGATGAAATAATGACTGGAGTGACAATTTGGGAATCAACCACGTGGTTATAA
- the LOC117773033 gene encoding synaptotagmin-like protein 2 isoform X2, translating into MIPAAERFHIRPVNEAGGRAMIDLSHLTEEEQGKIMTVLRRDADLKQAEEERIRKLEKILSSGSQSEGKMKYLTGEWFYEAKSRRHMDKIHGSEIILASMKPRRDGSLRFEKSKPPSSRSSIAPPKPSRCLEALQPKAINDAEKENLNSALRSPRTPRHNPFNCTSFIVVEPPESNNDMSSSRDQDSSETELISPRKSRHGDEASQTSGGSIISESSSAGFKPVPKKRTFLSRHSSSQLESTGPGLDAQGGSSGIVPAPRRSLQRGSSGSSNQSYPKSQEEMPQGSAVPVFNQVSQPSSSADETSQQPLCDVSQVSSNSSLERDRRPPSITRDRLTTFIRGDVAPERETRQRSDDGDHQTRRELAGGNTVVLHTSSIQGSDREINSSEGTRPEELSFTRSIADAEPPISYDLNFIDKTDKQTMKKSSQKHAFKLSTQATSPTSDEDSIAKVLDWFSRSVDSSDLLSTDDRTETTKSSDKHVEISKLRSEDTTERTKDALETQRGHLQRQINEAKEFRATDRAGKTELSETQEEEQRDNGERMRSQEVKHNDDESQPLKISHLKSFWEKSNMGPKILSITPSDEGQKLVYLSAEKEEENVNKPHTASDTPSAPGIYGRGIYDKYASKHGDEREKKDVADNVHLNNNQQDRTLSQRNNNDPTYNSDYFKLLSSPQAADRGGSDTEILTRLSPQPRTDSRLSSESESISPFKLNSQPDSFFHSRETPLQKVLSKPDYKQGGNDHKAQLGRGSSEEVKRRDSEDKNMQSNISPKRKEDVSNKDKTNRQGLSHQESTAERIKQLKSFWEQERNKPIFYTGMSKSPGEGKPTRGANQLNKRFTKSEFDLRLVGSNSGSDDEDRQNLTLPSLNQRIDKLSPSLSASRSQFNNLRDFWGDPASDTKGSIICDKPKSPKRKEPVSAQFPSQEFKSSDAEICRLSAAVEKTRPAAMKSSPQDRSKSPHDRQMGSGARALIDSKNNLSNYTTAESKRGSKDSGREEKSSKPQSSTGKEPRSPKSRKDTFSKSSGRGNSMRRATSMFTLSAPDQKDHVQVKMDVSPVHSQSRKQRQNTEKGAMPRRFSEGIDTMTPRARAFVPRDYRHYLGMTDKTSVHTSLAPAVKSEGSEGKSRYDFDLSGPVRASTPVSSEERYGRKGSKTSQRPLWANYSSSETGPESSMSSTSETWSTSRNSSNRENDDETQDPVRKALRRAEARPKNLAKSIEDMTTCLSPRQDSTVDLRRISDVSTIPSPSSSLYADPDHLKKMSKSVPSFLQKEGADRDADSTCEDSYQRGRLMKGSSMTNLTGSSGMTSMSTLSGSVMTMYNADFGNVEVQGNIQFSINYVQKLREFHIFVAKCRDLAAVDPKRGRSDPYVKSYLVPDKSNLGKRKTSVKKKTLNPTFNEILRYRVRMEYLRTQTLILSVWHNDTFGRNSFLGEVDIDFSKWDFDHTQMNDLVLKARTTPTVPAANGKGEMRLAIRFLPQVTHSEGVTKDGPSTGEVHIWVKECKNLPLIRATIDPYVKCFMLPDTSRKSRQKTRVLRRTVDPVFNHTMVYDGISETDLSDACVELTVWDRDRLASHLLGGMRLGVGSGIGGKGKSYGAAVDWMDSTPYEVAMWERMMASPDEWVEDVLPLRMVNSAFKHGFKCSQKKSDEIMTGVTIWESTTWL; encoded by the exons gaagctggagaaaataCTGAGCAGCGGGTCGCAGTCAGAAGGGAAGATGAAGTATTTGACCGGAGAGTGGTTCTACGAGGCCAAGAGCCGCAGACACATGGACAAGATCCATGGCTCGGAAATCATCCTGGCCTCCATGAAACCGAGGAGag ACGGGTCTCTCAGATTTGAAAAATCCAAACCACCCAGCAGTCGAAGCTCCATCGCGCCGCCTAAACCCAGCAGGTGTTTGGAGGCGTTGCAGCCAAAGGCGATAAA TGATGCTGAAAAGGAGAATCTGAATTCAGCACTCCGCTCCCCGAGAACA CCAAGGCACAACCCTTTCAACTGTACATCTTTTATCGTGGTTGAGCCACCTGAAAGTAATAATGACATGTCGAGCAGTCGGGACCAGGACTCATCTGAGACAG AGCTCATATCTCCTCGGAAGAGTCGCCATGGGGACGAGGCCAGTCAGACTTCAGGGGGCTCCATCATATCAGAGAGctcctctgcaggtttcaaaCCGGTGCCAAAGAAGAGGACGTTTCTCTCGAGACATTCCAGCAGCCAGTTAGAGAGCACTGGCCCTGGTTTGGACGCTCAGGGAGGGTCTTCGGGGATCGTTCCTGCTCCAAGACGAAGCCTCCAGCGCGGGTCCAGCGGGAGCTCGAACCAGTCGTATCCGAAGAGTCAAGAGGAAATGCCCCAGGGGAGTGCAGTTCCAGTGTTTAACCAGGTGTCTCAGCCATCCAGCTCTGCAGACGAGACTTCCCAGCAGCCACTGTGTGACGTTTCGCAGGTTTCCTCTAATTCCAGCCTAGAGAGGGACAGACGCCCACCATCTATAACCAGAGACAG ACTGACCACATTCATCAGAGGTGACGTGGCCCCTGAGAGAGAAACCCGGCAGAGGAGCGATGACGGAGACCATCAGACCCGTAGAGAACTCGCAGGGGGGAATACTGTCGTCCTGCACACCAGCAGCATCCAGGGCTCGGACAGAGAAATCAACAGCAGCGAGGGAACGAGGCCGGAGGAGCTGAGTTTCACCCGAAGTATTG CAGATGCAGAGCCTCCTATATCGTATGATCTCAACTTCATCGATAAAACTGATAAGCAAACAATGAAGAAATCCAGTCAGAAACACGCGTTCAAGTTATCCACTCAGGCGACCAGTCCCACCAGTGATGAGGACTCCATTGCGAAGGTGCTGGACTGGTTCAGCCGCAGCGTCGACAGCAGTGATTTGCTGAGTACAGACGACCGCACAGAAACCACAAAGAGCTCAGACAAACATGTAGAAATCAGCAAATTAAGAAGTGAAGATACAACAGAGAGAACGAAGGACGCTCTTGAAACGCAGAGAGGTCACTTACAAAGGCAGATTAATGAGGCCAAGGAGTTTCGAGCCACTGACAGAGCAGGCAAGACGGAGTTGAGTGAAACacaagaggaggagcagagggacaaCGGGGAAAGAATGCGgtcacaggaagtgaaacatAATGACGATGAAAGCCAACCACTAAAAATCTCTCATCTGAAGTCATTCTGGGAGAAAAGCAACATGGGCCCGAAAATACTTTCAATCACGCCAAGCGACGAAGGACAAAAACTTGTTTATCTCTCGgctgagaaagaggaggagaacgtgAACAAACCCCACACAGCGTCCGACACGCCATCTGCTCCTGGAATATACGGGAGGGGGATTTATGATAAGTACGCCTCGAAGCATGGGGacgagagagagaagaaagatgtCGCAGACAATGTTCACTTGAATAATAACCAGCAGGACCGTACTTTATCTCAAAGGAATAATAATGACCCAACATATAACTCTGATTATTTTAAGTTGCTATCCAGCCCCcaagcagctgacagaggaggcTCAGACACTGAGATTTTAACCCGACTCAGTCCGCAGCCAAGGACAGACTCCAGACTGAGTTCAGAGTCTGAGAGCATCTCTCCATTCAAACTAAATTCACAGCCCGACAGTTTTTTCCATTCAAGAGAAACCCCTCTGCAGAAAGTGCTGTCGAAACCTGACTACAAGCAAGGTGGCAATGATCATAAAGCACAACTTGGAAGAGGCTCGAGTGAAGAAGTGAAAAGGAGGGACAGTGAAGATAAGAACATGCAATCGAACATCTctccaaaaagaaaagaggatgtgtccaataaagacaaaactaaCAGACAAGGTTTATCACATCAGGAAAGTACAGCAGAGAGGATCAAGCAGCTCAAATCTTTctgggagcaggagaggaacaAGCCCATTTTCTACACCGGCATGTCTAAATCTCCTGGGGAAGGTAAACCCACTCGTGGTGCAAATCAACTAAATAAAAGATTTACAAAGTCGGAGTTTGATCTGAGGTTAGTTGGAAGTAATTCAGGCAGCGATGACGAAGATAGACAGAATTTGACTCTGCCTTCTTTGAATCAAAGGATAGATAAGTTGTCGCCGAGCCTCAGCGCGAGCCGATCGCAGTTCAACAATCTCCGCGATTTCTGGGGTGATCCCGCGTCAGATACGAAAGGATCGATAATCTGCGACAAACCCAAAAGCCCCAAAAGGAAAGAGCCAGTAAGCGCCCAGTTTCCATCTCAGGAGTTTAAGAGCAGCGATGCCGAGATTTGCCGTTTGTCTGCAGCTGTCGAGAAAACGAGACCGGCTGCCATGAAGTCATCTCCGCAGGACCGATCCAAGTCGCCACATGATAGACAGATGGGGTCGGGGGCAAGAGCTCTGATCGACAGCAAAAACAACCTGTCCAATTATACGACAGCTGAGTCCAAAAGAGGCTCCAAGGACTCTGGTCGGGAGGAGAAATCCTCGAAACCACAAAGCAGCACAGGAAAAGAACCTCGGTCTCCAAAGAGCAGGAAAGACACCTTTAGCAAGTCCAGCGGTCGTGGAAATTCTATGCGTCGCGCCACCAGCATGTTCACGCTGAGTGCTCCTGACCAAAAAGACCACGTCCAGGTGAAAATGGATGTAAGCCCCGTCCACTCCCAGAGCAGGAAGCAAAGGCAGAACACTGAAAAAGGGGCCATGCCGAGGAGATTTTCAGAGGGAATCGACACTATGACTCCACGTGCACGGGCGTTTGTTCCCAGAGACTACCGGCACTACCTGGGCATGACGGACAAGACCAGCGTCCACACCTCACTCGCCCCGGCTGTGAAGAGCGAGGGCTCAGAGGGAAAATCTAGGTATGACTTTGACCTGAGCGGTCCAGTGAGAGCCAGCACCCCGGTGAGTTCAGAGGAGCGCTACGGCAGGAAGGGCAGCAAGACGAGTCAGCGCCCCCTGTGGGCAAACTACAGCAGCTCGGAGACTGGCCCAGAGTCGTCTATGAGCAGCACGTCCGAAACCTGGTCCACCTCCAGGAACAGTTCAAACC GTGAAAATGACGATGAAACCCAAGACCCTGTCCGGAAAGCGTTGAGGCGAGCAGAAGCACGGCCGAAGAATCTGGCTAAAAGTATAGAGGACATGACGACATGTTTATCTCCAC GGCAAGATTCAACTGTTGACCTCAGACGCATCAGTGATG ttTCAACCATCCCGTCACCGTCCTCATCCTTATACGCGGATCCCGACCACCTGAAGAAGATGAGCAAATCGGTTCCTTCGTTCTTACAGAAGGAG ggcgCTGACAGGGACGCTGACTCCACCTGTGAGGACAGCTACCAGCGAGGAAGACTAATGAAGGGCAGCTCGATGACTAACCTCACCGGCTCCTCTGGCATGACGTCTATGTCGACT CTGAGTGGCAGCGTTATGACCATGTACAACGCAGACTTCGGGAATGTGGAGGTTCAGGGAAATATCCAGTTTTCCATCAACTACGTTCAGAAGCTCCGAGAGTTTCACATCTTTGTGGCCAAGTGCCGAGACCTGGCTGCCGTCGACCCGAAGAGGGGGCGCTCGGATCC GTATGTCAAAAGCTACCTGGTACCTGACAAATCAAATCTgggaaagaggaaaacatctgtGAAAAAGAAGACGTTAAATCCGACGTTCAACGAGATCCTCAGA TATCGTGTTCGCATGGAGTACCTCAGGACTCAGACGCTCATTCTCTCCGTTTGGCATAACGACACGTTTGGCAGAAACAGCTTCCTCGGCGAGGTCGACATCGACTTCTCCAAGTGGGACTTTGACCACACCCAGATGAACGACTTAGTCCTGAAAGCCAGG ACTACACCCACTGTACCAGCAGCAAATGGGAAAGGAGAGATGAGACTAGCCATACGGTTCCTGCCACAGGTCACCCACAGTGAAG GCGTAACTAAAGACGGTCCCAGCACTGGAGAGGTTCACATTTGGGTGAAAGAATGCAAGAACCTGCCTCTGATCAGGGCGACCATTGACCCATACGTTAAGTG CTTCATGCTGCCAGACACGAGCAGGAAGAGTCGGCAGAAGACGCGCGTGCTGCGGAGGACTGTGGATCCGGTGTTTAATCACACGATGGTGTACGACGGCATCAGTGAGACTGACCTGTCAGATGCCTGCGTGGAGCTCACCGTTTGGGACCGAGACAGGCTGGCAAGCCACCTGCTCGGGGGAATGAGGCTCGGAGTCGGCTCAGGTATCGGTGGGAAAG GGAAAAGTTATGGAGCAGCGGTGGATTGGATGGACTCAACCCCCTATGAGGTGGCCATGTGGGAGCGCATGATGGCGTCCCCTGATGAATGGGTGGAGGATGTACTCCCGCTGCGAATGGTGAACTCGGCTTTCAAA CACGGATTTAAATGCAGCCAGAAAAAATCTGATGAAATAATGACTGGAGTGACAATTTGGGAATCAACCACGTGGTTATAA